In the Plodia interpunctella isolate USDA-ARS_2022_Savannah chromosome 6, ilPloInte3.2, whole genome shotgun sequence genome, one interval contains:
- the LOC128670954 gene encoding rab-like protein 3 yields the protein MAAIEKVKVVVLGDSGVGKTSLTYLVAHNKPLLSPGWTVGCSVEVKLHRYKEGTQAQNTFFVELWDVGGSNGHRNTRDVFYQPTHGIILVHDLTNRKSQINLQKWLTEILNQDSSNSTLQHVDVDPEQFLGSTQIPILVIGTKFDLAEEKQRKNQYRRLASSIAEQCGTDEIFVNCHQARSLAPGTTNSVKLTRFFDKVIERRYYSRISPFPDKRRIPSYMMSTSTPLSSNRPAQYMSPRFYHMD from the exons GGGTTGGAAAAACATCTCTGACATACTTGGTGGCGCACAACAAACCGTTGTTATCTCCGGGTTGGACCGTTGGTTGTTCCGTGGAAGTTAAGTTGCACAGGTACAAAGAGGGAACTCAAGCGCAGAATACGTTTTTCGTGGAACTCTGGGATGTGGGAGGGTCAAATGGTCATAGAAACACAAGGGATGTATTTTATCAGCCAACTCAcg GTATCATTTTAGTTCACGATTTAACAAATAGGAAAAGCCAGATAAATTTGCAAAAGTGGTTGACAGAGATTTTAAATCAGGACAGTTCCAACTCAACTCttcagcatgtggacgttgaTCCTGAACAGTTCCTAGGCTCCACTCAAATACCTATACTAGTTATAGGCACAAAGTTCGACTTGGCCGAGGAGAAGCAAAGGAAGAACCAGTACCGGCGACTGGCTAGCAGCATTGCGGAGCAATGTGGGACTGATGAGATATTTGTGAACTGCCATCAAGCGAG atcTCTCGCTCCTGGCACGACCAACTCTGTTAAATTGACGAGATTTTTTGATAAG GTGATAGAAAGGCGATACTACTCTAGGATCAGCCCGTTCCCTGACAAGAGGCGGATACCTTCGTACATGATGTCTACCTCCACACCTTTGTCGAGCAACCGACCAGCACAGTATATGAGCCCAAGATTTTATCATATGGACTGA